A window from bacterium encodes these proteins:
- a CDS encoding AAA family ATPase, protein MNSEQIIETLLLWNFWEKDIDIGVLREEYLTRIRRYLSTDEIVVVTGVRRSGKSTLLLQVIFELIKNNLPSINTLYVNFEDPRFYNFSTCEIGIF, encoded by the coding sequence ATGAATAGCGAGCAAATAATAGAGACTTTACTCTTATGGAATTTTTGGGAGAAGGATATAGATATAGGTGTGCTCAGGGAAGAGTATCTAACACGGATAAGAAGATATTTATCTACGGATGAAATTGTAGTTGTAACAGGGGTGAGACGGTCGGGTAAAAGCACTCTTTTGCTTCAGGTAATCTTCGAGTTAATTAAAAATAATCTTCCCAGCATCAATACCCTTTATGTTAATTTTGAGGACCCGAGGTTTTATAATTTTTCGACCTGTGAAATAGGAATATTTTGA
- a CDS encoding GxxExxY protein produces MEISKGYQENLLTEIIIQCIIKVHQTLGPGFLESIYRRAMVIELTKQGLRVKTEKEILIYYEGEEIGKHRLDILVESKVIVELKTVEELSKAHYAQVRSYLKATGVKVAILVNFAKEKADFRRVELE; encoded by the coding sequence ATGGAGATATCAAAAGGATATCAAGAAAATTTACTTACTGAGATAATAATTCAATGTATTATTAAGGTACACCAGACATTGGGTCCAGGTTTTCTGGAAAGTATTTACCGCAGGGCAATGGTAATTGAACTTACAAAACAGGGATTGAGAGTTAAGACAGAGAAAGAAATACTAATCTACTACGAAGGAGAAGAAATTGGGAAACACAGATTGGATATTCTTGTAGAAAGCAAGGTAATAGTAGAACTAAAAACGGTGGAGGAATTAAGCAAAGCTCATTATGCTCAGGTTCGCTCATATTTAAAAGCTACAGGTGTAAAGGTGGCTATTCTTGTAAACTTTGCTAAAGAAAAGGCAGATTTTAGAAGAGTGGAATTAGAATAA